The Amycolatopsis mongoliensis genome includes a window with the following:
- a CDS encoding multicopper oxidase family protein produces the protein MLNRRRVLTLGGLTVGGAAAGFLLPKGTPAHVQPLSDAHMGGQMAGMDMAGMLHHTGPLTPETTPPPVTPFTTAMPVSPVLRPAARSSTTDFYRLAIQPANVEIFPGTTTPALTYGGLFPGPTIRARTGRAVQITYTNGLSEVSNVHLHGGHTPQDSDGYSMDTFAPGASRTYRYPNLQQGATLWYHDHAMGFEADHLYRGLQGFYVLEDDVETPLRLPSGEFDVPIMVRDAHFDENAGWVSAFPRDTVLTNGKIQPYFRVAARKYRFRLLNAANDRLLKLNLNGTEMIRIGSDGGLLPTPVPETELSLASGERTDFVVDFGRFPVGKQLVLSDANAGPVLRFDVVRSAPDTSRVPDVLRPLPAMPPATVTRDITMSFDFTGATPVGLMNGKAFDPNRVDYQIKRGTTELWRIHNGDAAPLDHTFHVHLVQFRVVDRGGAPLLPVDAGRKDTVFVTAGNSVAVQATFGDYLGKYVFHCHFIEHSVMGMMGQIEIVP, from the coding sequence ATGCTGAACAGACGACGCGTTCTCACACTCGGCGGGCTGACCGTGGGCGGAGCGGCAGCCGGATTCCTTTTGCCCAAGGGCACGCCCGCGCACGTGCAGCCACTGTCCGACGCGCACATGGGCGGGCAGATGGCCGGGATGGACATGGCCGGCATGCTGCACCACACCGGGCCCCTCACACCCGAAACCACGCCGCCTCCCGTCACCCCGTTCACCACGGCCATGCCCGTGTCGCCCGTCCTGCGCCCGGCCGCGCGCAGCTCGACCACGGACTTCTACCGGCTGGCGATCCAGCCGGCGAACGTGGAGATCTTCCCCGGCACGACGACGCCGGCGCTCACGTACGGCGGCCTCTTCCCGGGGCCGACCATCCGCGCCCGCACCGGTCGCGCCGTGCAGATCACCTACACCAACGGCCTGAGCGAGGTCTCCAACGTCCACCTCCACGGCGGCCACACGCCTCAGGACAGCGACGGCTACTCGATGGACACCTTCGCGCCCGGAGCCTCGCGCACGTACCGGTACCCGAACCTGCAGCAGGGCGCGACACTCTGGTACCACGACCACGCGATGGGTTTCGAAGCCGATCACCTCTACCGCGGCCTGCAAGGCTTCTACGTCCTCGAGGACGACGTCGAGACGCCGCTGCGGCTGCCCTCGGGTGAGTTCGACGTGCCGATCATGGTGCGCGACGCGCACTTCGACGAGAACGCCGGCTGGGTCAGCGCCTTCCCGCGCGACACGGTGCTGACGAACGGGAAGATCCAGCCGTACTTCCGGGTTGCCGCGCGCAAGTACCGGTTCCGCCTGCTGAACGCCGCGAACGACCGGCTCCTGAAGCTGAACCTGAACGGCACCGAGATGATCCGGATCGGCTCGGACGGCGGACTGCTGCCCACGCCGGTGCCGGAAACCGAGCTCTCCCTCGCCTCGGGCGAGCGCACGGACTTCGTCGTCGACTTCGGCAGGTTCCCGGTCGGCAAGCAACTGGTGTTGTCCGATGCGAACGCCGGTCCCGTCCTGCGCTTCGACGTCGTGCGGTCCGCGCCGGACACCAGCCGCGTCCCCGATGTGCTGCGCCCGCTTCCCGCCATGCCCCCAGCGACGGTCACGCGTGACATCACCATGAGCTTCGACTTCACCGGCGCCACCCCGGTCGGCCTGATGAACGGGAAGGCGTTCGACCCGAACCGGGTGGACTACCAGATCAAGCGCGGCACCACGGAGCTCTGGCGGATCCACAACGGCGACGCCGCGCCCCTCGACCACACCTTCCACGTACACCTGGTGCAGTTCCGCGTCGTCGACCGCGGCGGCGCACCACTGCTTCCGGTCGACGCGGGGCGCAAGGACACAGTGTTCGTCACCGCCGGGAATTCGGTCGCGGTCCAGGCGACCTTCGGCGACTACCTCGGCAAGTACGTCTTCCACTGCCACTTCATCGAGCATTCGGTGATGGGCATGATGGGCCAGATCGAAATCGTGCCCTGA
- a CDS encoding beta-propeller fold lactonase family protein, with protein sequence MKFRFRPDGRAKLAVIAAAAALVMASGSGAAATTSPGKHAGPAGDGTAVTPVGFRVTPAGRQTGLGDLPLSAVFFPDQQHLVVANAGNGPQSLQVVDTATGTVTQTITYDQPEAVFTGLAFSPDGTHLYVSGGGSDKIRVLGVSGAHLTEQASIPLTVTDSAGRQVDAYPAGLAVTPDGARLVVADQLADAATVVDLATGHASTISVGHAPYGVTLAKDGRTAYVTNRGGNTVSVLDVSTATPAVRTTVTVGTHPNQSVLDAAGRRLYVADGDSDQVSVLDTATNRVVRTLDLAPYPNAPVGSNPLGLTLSPDGRTLYVANSGNNDVAVIDVDRGQVTGLIPTGWYPASVLASAGKLFVLNAKGLGAGPNPDGPSPFLDTPESTMDPAWRAQFIGTMMVGTLSTITLTTDPGRLAGWTRQVVDNNGFALADRVRGGGNSVVPGRVGGPTPIKHVIYVVKEARTYDQMLGDLGKGNGAPELTLFGEASTPNLRALANRFVTLDNTYANAEVGTQGWSWATAANSNSYTEQTWGATPRRHTGGTMPPAATGDPAVAPNRDPAGAYLWDRLADKGISFRNYGFAVAPDPAGKLRAPDPKLDAHTDPDYVGFQPDCADSAGSFAPQGGNSCMLPRIEEWKREFAGYVAGGNLPTVQFVSLPNDFTFGNWPGKPTPPAYIGDNDWALGQLVEAVSHSKYWADTAIFVTESNAQAGADHVDAHRTTSLVVSPYTQTGKVDSTFYSTVSVLRTIELIVGIKPLTQFDAYATPMTNAFTDCPSFTPYTATKPSTSFTEVNPPPAGGGN encoded by the coding sequence ATGAAGTTTCGCTTTCGTCCGGACGGCCGGGCCAAGCTCGCGGTGATCGCCGCCGCGGCCGCCCTGGTGATGGCCAGTGGAAGTGGTGCGGCTGCGACGACGAGCCCCGGCAAGCACGCCGGCCCGGCCGGCGACGGCACGGCCGTCACCCCGGTCGGCTTCCGGGTGACCCCCGCCGGCCGGCAGACCGGCCTGGGTGACCTGCCGCTCAGTGCGGTGTTCTTCCCGGACCAGCAGCACCTGGTCGTCGCGAACGCGGGCAACGGCCCGCAGTCCCTGCAGGTTGTCGACACGGCGACCGGCACGGTGACGCAGACGATCACCTACGACCAGCCGGAAGCCGTGTTCACGGGACTGGCGTTCAGCCCGGACGGCACACACCTGTACGTCAGCGGCGGTGGCAGCGACAAGATCCGCGTGCTCGGCGTCTCCGGTGCGCACCTCACCGAACAGGCGTCGATCCCGCTGACCGTCACCGACTCCGCCGGCCGGCAGGTCGACGCCTACCCAGCCGGTCTCGCCGTCACGCCGGACGGCGCCCGGCTCGTCGTCGCCGACCAGCTCGCCGACGCCGCGACGGTGGTCGACCTCGCCACCGGCCACGCGAGCACGATCAGCGTCGGTCACGCCCCGTACGGGGTCACCCTGGCGAAGGACGGGCGCACCGCCTACGTCACCAACCGCGGCGGCAACACCGTCAGCGTGCTCGACGTGAGCACCGCGACCCCGGCCGTGCGCACCACGGTCACCGTCGGCACCCACCCCAACCAGTCGGTCCTCGACGCCGCCGGGCGCCGGCTCTACGTGGCCGACGGCGACTCCGACCAGGTCAGCGTGCTGGACACGGCGACCAACCGGGTGGTGCGGACCCTCGACCTGGCGCCGTACCCGAACGCGCCGGTCGGCTCGAACCCGCTCGGCCTGACCCTGTCACCGGACGGACGCACCCTGTACGTCGCGAACTCCGGCAACAACGACGTCGCCGTGATCGACGTGGACCGCGGGCAGGTCACCGGGCTGATCCCCACCGGCTGGTACCCGGCGTCGGTGCTCGCCTCGGCCGGCAAGCTGTTCGTCCTCAACGCCAAGGGCCTCGGCGCCGGTCCCAACCCCGACGGTCCCAGCCCCTTCCTGGACACCCCCGAATCGACCATGGACCCCGCGTGGCGCGCCCAGTTCATCGGCACGATGATGGTCGGGACGCTGTCCACCATCACGCTGACCACGGACCCCGGCCGGCTGGCCGGCTGGACCCGGCAGGTCGTCGACAACAACGGGTTCGCGCTCGCCGACCGTGTCCGCGGCGGAGGCAACTCTGTCGTGCCCGGACGCGTCGGCGGCCCGACGCCGATCAAGCACGTGATCTACGTGGTCAAGGAAGCCCGCACCTACGACCAGATGCTCGGCGATCTGGGCAAGGGCAACGGCGCCCCGGAGCTCACCCTGTTCGGCGAAGCCAGCACGCCGAACCTGCGCGCGCTCGCGAACCGCTTCGTGACGCTGGACAACACCTACGCCAACGCGGAGGTGGGCACGCAGGGCTGGAGCTGGGCCACGGCGGCCAACTCCAACTCCTACACCGAGCAGACATGGGGAGCCACACCCCGCCGGCACACCGGCGGCACGATGCCCCCGGCCGCGACCGGTGATCCGGCCGTCGCGCCGAACCGGGATCCGGCCGGCGCGTACCTCTGGGACCGGCTGGCGGACAAGGGGATCTCCTTCCGCAACTACGGATTCGCCGTGGCGCCGGACCCGGCCGGGAAGCTGCGCGCCCCCGACCCGAAGCTGGATGCGCACACCGACCCGGACTACGTCGGCTTCCAGCCCGACTGCGCCGACTCGGCCGGGAGCTTCGCGCCGCAGGGCGGCAACAGCTGCATGCTGCCGCGCATCGAGGAGTGGAAGCGGGAGTTCGCCGGTTACGTGGCCGGCGGGAACCTGCCCACCGTCCAGTTCGTCTCGCTGCCCAACGACTTCACGTTCGGCAACTGGCCCGGCAAGCCGACTCCGCCGGCCTACATCGGTGACAACGACTGGGCGCTCGGCCAGCTGGTGGAGGCGGTCTCGCACTCGAAGTACTGGGCCGACACGGCCATCTTCGTGACCGAGAGCAACGCCCAGGCCGGCGCGGACCACGTGGACGCGCACCGCACCACGTCCCTGGTGGTCAGCCCGTACACGCAGACCGGCAAGGTGGACTCCACCTTCTACAGCACGGTGTCCGTGCTGCGCACCATCGAACTGATCGTCGGCATCAAGCCGCTGACCCAGTTCGACGCCTACGCCACGCCGATGACCAACGCCTTCACCGACTGCCCGAGCTTCACGCCCTACACGGCGACCAAGCCGAGCACGTCGTTCACGGAGGTGAACCCGCCACCGGCCGGTGGCGGCAACTGA
- a CDS encoding 4-hydroxyphenylacetate 3-hydroxylase family protein, whose translation MAAASNAPANDPASRTGETTRPLTGAEYLESLRDDREIYLYGERVKDVTAHPAFHNPARMTARLYDALHDPRHRDVLTTATDAGGPDGYTHRFFTTPHSADDLVADQQAIAAWSRLSYGWMGRSPDYKAAFLGTLGANADFYNPFADNARRWYRESQEKVLYWNHAIVHPPVDRDRPPHEVADVFIHVERETDNGLIVSGAKVVATGSALTHYNFIAHTGLPIKDRKFALVATVPMDAPGMKLICRQSYTAASALTGSPFDYPLSSRMDENDAILVLDKVLIPWENVFIYGDVVKVGMFSGYSGFIERFTFHGCTRLAVKFEFLAGLLAKALEITGVSDFRGVQARLGEVLAWRNLFWGLSDAAARNPVPWRNGAVLPNPNYGMAFRWFSQLGYARIREIVLQDVASGLIYLNSSAQDFHNENMRPYLDKYLRGSHGIDAVHRVKVMKLLWDAVGTEFGGRHELYERNYTGNHENTRVELLQSQLADGQLDSYKQFVDNCLAEYDLDGWTVPDLTTFDHLGKAGRDLLS comes from the coding sequence ATGGCAGCCGCCAGCAATGCGCCAGCGAACGACCCCGCGTCCCGGACGGGGGAAACCACGCGTCCGCTGACCGGGGCCGAGTACCTCGAGAGCCTGCGCGACGACCGCGAAATCTACCTCTACGGCGAACGCGTCAAAGACGTCACCGCGCACCCCGCCTTCCACAACCCGGCGAGGATGACCGCCCGCCTCTACGACGCCCTGCACGACCCTCGACATCGGGACGTGCTCACCACGGCCACGGATGCCGGCGGGCCCGATGGCTACACCCACCGCTTCTTCACCACCCCGCACAGCGCCGACGACCTCGTCGCCGACCAACAAGCCATCGCCGCATGGTCCCGCCTCAGCTACGGCTGGATGGGCCGATCCCCCGACTACAAAGCCGCCTTCCTCGGCACCCTCGGCGCCAACGCCGACTTCTACAACCCCTTCGCCGACAACGCCCGACGCTGGTACCGCGAATCCCAGGAAAAAGTCCTCTACTGGAACCACGCGATCGTGCACCCACCCGTCGACCGCGACCGGCCACCCCACGAAGTCGCCGACGTGTTCATCCACGTCGAACGCGAAACCGACAACGGCCTCATCGTCTCCGGCGCCAAAGTCGTCGCCACCGGCTCCGCCCTCACGCACTACAACTTCATCGCCCACACCGGGCTGCCGATCAAGGACCGCAAATTCGCCCTGGTCGCGACCGTGCCGATGGACGCACCCGGCATGAAGCTGATCTGCCGCCAGTCCTACACCGCCGCCTCCGCCCTCACCGGCAGCCCGTTCGACTACCCCCTCTCCTCCCGCATGGACGAAAACGACGCCATTCTCGTCCTGGACAAGGTGCTCATTCCCTGGGAGAACGTGTTCATCTACGGCGACGTCGTCAAGGTCGGTATGTTTTCGGGATATTCCGGTTTCATCGAGCGGTTCACCTTTCACGGTTGCACCCGGCTCGCGGTGAAGTTCGAATTCCTCGCCGGCCTCCTCGCCAAAGCCTTGGAAATCACCGGCGTCAGCGACTTCCGCGGCGTCCAAGCCCGCCTCGGCGAAGTCCTCGCCTGGCGCAACCTCTTCTGGGGACTCTCCGACGCCGCCGCCCGCAACCCCGTCCCCTGGCGCAACGGCGCCGTACTCCCCAACCCGAACTACGGCATGGCATTCCGCTGGTTCTCCCAGCTCGGCTACGCCCGCATCCGCGAAATCGTCCTCCAAGACGTCGCCAGCGGCCTCATCTACCTCAACTCCAGCGCACAAGACTTCCACAACGAAAACATGCGCCCCTACCTCGACAAATACCTCCGCGGCTCCCACGGCATCGACGCCGTCCACCGCGTCAAAGTCATGAAACTCCTCTGGGACGCCGTCGGCACCGAATTCGGCGGCCGCCACGAACTCTACGAACGCAACTACACCGGAAACCACGAAAACACCCGCGTAGAGCTACTCCAGAGCCAACTCGCCGACGGACAACTCGACAGCTACAAACAATTCGTCGACAACTGCCTCGCCGAATACGACCTCGACGGATGGACCGTCCCCGACCTCACCACCTTCGACCACCTCGGCAAGGCCGGCCGCGACCTCCTCAGCTGA
- a CDS encoding MbtH family protein, translated as MANPFEDQNAHYTVLRNDEDQHSLWPAFAATPDGWVVVHGPGRRDECLAYVREHWLDLRPRGVTEFIAAQTG; from the coding sequence ATGGCCAACCCATTCGAGGACCAGAACGCCCACTACACCGTGCTGCGCAACGACGAGGACCAGCACTCGCTGTGGCCGGCCTTCGCGGCCACGCCGGACGGCTGGGTCGTGGTGCACGGCCCGGGACGCCGGGACGAGTGCCTGGCCTACGTCCGCGAGCACTGGCTGGATCTGCGCCCGCGCGGAGTCACCGAGTTCATCGCGGCGCAGACCGGGTGA
- a CDS encoding non-ribosomal peptide synthetase, with product MESFVIPERFAEQVARTPDAMAVSAGAVKLTYRELDERANRLAHRLIGLGVRQDDRVAVLLERSIDLVVATLATVKAGGVYVPVHEDYPPDRRQWVVDHAEVTVLLADTATRGAGLPGGVPVVVVDDDPATAEQPATDPSVPIHPDQLAYVIHTSGSTGHPKGVAVTQRDVVRLIFNTQWTPARHARVLMVAPYAFNVSTYEIWMPLLHGGRIVIAPAGRLEPAKLRELIAGERITGIHLTAGLFRVLAEESLETFTGLSEILTGGDVIAPNAVRRVLDTCPDIVIRAMYGVTECSLFSAHHPLTASYRPGTLVPVGDAFNDVDIHILDDRLSPVPNGIEGEIYIGGRGVARGYFGRTDLTAESFVADPFGEPGSRMYRTGDLARRNDDGLIEFVGRASSQVKILGFRVELAEVEAALSGYPGLAQVVVVVRELESGEKRLVGYVVPESGDIDLGALRAHAKEKLPDYMVPAALIQLESLPLTSNGKLDRKAMPEPDFEAASAFRAPETPLQEKLCAIFSSVLEVPKVGIDDSFFDLGGQSLQAMRLLSRIRTELDVDLLINVLFDVPTVAGLADHLDDAAAAAA from the coding sequence ATGGAATCATTTGTCATCCCCGAGCGGTTCGCCGAGCAGGTCGCCCGGACGCCGGACGCGATGGCGGTGTCCGCCGGTGCGGTCAAGCTGACCTATCGCGAGCTGGACGAGCGGGCCAACCGGCTCGCCCACCGGCTGATCGGCCTCGGTGTCCGCCAGGACGACCGCGTGGCTGTGCTGCTGGAGCGGTCCATCGACCTGGTGGTGGCGACCCTCGCCACGGTCAAGGCCGGCGGCGTCTACGTCCCGGTGCACGAGGACTACCCGCCGGACCGCCGGCAGTGGGTCGTGGACCACGCGGAGGTGACGGTGCTGCTGGCCGACACCGCCACGCGGGGGGCCGGTCTGCCGGGCGGCGTGCCGGTCGTGGTCGTCGACGACGATCCGGCGACCGCCGAGCAGCCGGCCACCGACCCGTCGGTGCCGATCCACCCGGACCAGCTGGCCTACGTCATCCACACCTCCGGCTCCACCGGCCACCCCAAGGGCGTCGCCGTGACCCAGCGGGACGTGGTGCGGCTGATCTTCAACACGCAGTGGACGCCTGCGCGGCACGCGCGGGTGCTGATGGTGGCGCCGTACGCCTTCAACGTCTCCACCTACGAGATCTGGATGCCGCTGCTGCACGGTGGCCGGATCGTCATCGCGCCGGCCGGGCGCCTGGAGCCGGCCAAGCTGCGTGAGCTGATCGCGGGGGAGCGGATCACCGGCATCCACCTGACGGCCGGTCTGTTCCGGGTGCTCGCGGAGGAATCGCTGGAGACGTTCACCGGCCTGTCGGAGATCCTCACCGGCGGCGACGTGATCGCGCCCAACGCGGTGCGCCGGGTGCTGGACACGTGCCCGGACATCGTGATCCGGGCGATGTACGGCGTCACGGAGTGCTCGTTGTTCTCCGCCCACCACCCGTTGACCGCGTCCTACCGGCCCGGCACGCTGGTGCCGGTCGGGGACGCGTTCAACGACGTCGACATCCACATCCTCGACGACCGCCTGTCCCCGGTGCCGAACGGCATCGAAGGAGAGATCTACATCGGCGGCCGCGGAGTGGCGCGGGGCTACTTCGGCCGCACGGACCTGACCGCCGAGTCCTTCGTGGCGGACCCGTTCGGCGAGCCGGGCAGCCGCATGTACCGCACCGGCGACCTGGCCCGGCGCAACGACGACGGGTTGATCGAGTTCGTCGGCCGGGCGAGCAGCCAAGTGAAGATCCTGGGCTTCCGGGTCGAGCTGGCCGAGGTGGAGGCGGCGCTGAGCGGCTACCCCGGTCTCGCGCAGGTCGTCGTCGTGGTGCGCGAACTCGAGTCGGGCGAGAAACGGCTGGTTGGCTACGTTGTGCCGGAGTCCGGTGACATCGACCTGGGGGCGCTGCGCGCCCACGCCAAGGAGAAGCTGCCCGACTACATGGTTCCGGCCGCGCTCATCCAGTTGGAGTCGCTCCCGCTGACGTCGAACGGCAAGCTGGACCGCAAGGCGATGCCGGAGCCCGACTTCGAAGCCGCGTCGGCGTTCCGGGCCCCGGAGACGCCGCTGCAGGAGAAGCTGTGCGCGATCTTCAGCTCGGTCCTCGAGGTGCCGAAGGTCGGCATCGACGACAGCTTCTTCGACCTCGGTGGCCAGTCGCTGCAGGCGATGCGGCTGCTCAGCCGGATCCGGACCGAGCTCGACGTCGACTTGCTGATCAACGTGTTGTTCGACGTACCGACGGTGGCCGGGCTGGCCGACCACCTCGACGACGCCGCCGCGGCGGCGGCCTGA
- a CDS encoding NAD(P)/FAD-dependent oxidoreductase has protein sequence MADTEDFDVVVIGGGPGGSATAGLLAQQGHKVLVLEKEKFPRYHIGESLITGSMPTIEALGLREKLDRMGYVRKYGGTLLWGRNQGAWDFRFTEASEYEYTFQVRRADFDSVLLGRARELGALVIEEATVQDVLFDGDRAVGVRFQRKGDAEPTTVGSKLVVDASGQQHLLPRKLDLIEYHNDLRNLAVWAYFQGCNRYSGTRWGDTLTENRPHGWFWFIPLSDGTVSVGYVTPIEEFKKSGKTLEELHASELAAADEITSLTAPATRVSGYRTIKDWSYTCKKFYGPGWALVGDAAAFIDPLLSTGVGLTLRGSLGLFETANLALRNPDQEAALYERYERNYREFLNSLLEFVRFFYDRTKSKEDYFEAAQQSIDPKRLRPRKIDFARMLSGVSGMRDIFDGPLALRAFRDSDAPQTPDTLAG, from the coding sequence ATGGCTGACACAGAAGACTTCGACGTCGTCGTCATCGGCGGTGGTCCCGGCGGGTCGGCGACCGCGGGGCTGCTGGCACAGCAGGGGCACAAGGTACTCGTGCTGGAGAAGGAGAAGTTCCCCCGCTACCACATCGGTGAATCGCTCATCACCGGCTCGATGCCGACGATCGAGGCGCTCGGGCTGCGCGAGAAGCTGGACCGGATGGGTTACGTCCGCAAGTACGGCGGCACGCTGCTGTGGGGACGCAACCAGGGGGCCTGGGACTTCCGGTTCACCGAAGCCTCGGAGTACGAGTACACCTTCCAGGTCCGCCGCGCGGACTTCGACTCGGTGCTGCTCGGCCGGGCCCGCGAACTGGGCGCGCTCGTCATCGAGGAGGCCACGGTCCAGGACGTCCTCTTCGACGGGGACCGCGCGGTCGGCGTGCGCTTCCAACGCAAGGGCGACGCGGAGCCGACGACCGTCGGCTCGAAGCTGGTGGTCGACGCATCCGGCCAGCAGCACCTGCTCCCGCGCAAGCTCGACCTCATCGAGTACCACAACGACCTTCGCAACCTCGCGGTCTGGGCGTACTTCCAGGGCTGCAACCGCTACAGCGGGACGCGGTGGGGCGACACGCTCACCGAGAACCGCCCGCACGGCTGGTTCTGGTTCATCCCGCTCTCGGACGGGACGGTGAGCGTCGGGTACGTGACGCCCATCGAGGAGTTCAAGAAGTCGGGCAAGACGCTGGAGGAGCTGCACGCGAGCGAACTGGCCGCGGCCGACGAGATCACCTCCCTGACCGCGCCGGCCACCCGGGTGAGCGGATACCGCACGATCAAGGACTGGTCGTACACCTGCAAGAAGTTCTACGGTCCCGGCTGGGCGCTGGTCGGCGACGCGGCCGCGTTCATCGATCCTCTGCTCTCCACCGGAGTCGGCCTGACGCTGCGCGGTTCGCTCGGCCTGTTCGAGACGGCCAACCTCGCGCTGCGCAACCCCGACCAGGAGGCGGCGCTCTACGAGCGCTACGAACGCAACTACCGCGAGTTCCTCAACTCGCTCTTGGAGTTCGTCCGGTTCTTTTACGACCGCACGAAGTCCAAGGAGGACTACTTCGAAGCGGCGCAGCAGAGCATCGACCCGAAGCGCCTGCGGCCGCGCAAGATCGACTTCGCCCGGATGCTTTCCGGGGTCTCCGGTATGCGGGACATCTTCGACGGTCCGCTGGCGCTGCGGGCGTTCCGGGACTCCGACGCGCCGCAGACCCCGGACACGTTGGCGGGCTAG
- the hppD gene encoding 4-hydroxyphenylpyruvate dioxygenase: protein MTVDYVEFYVEDIEKNIEWLVDGYGCGVRATSGDVPGQVRSVAVGQGDIDLVLTEPVEQDHPAAAYVVRHGDGVANIGLRVPDAAEAFDAAVRGGARPVAPPSERNGVVTASIIGFGDVTHTFVQRPAGSAAYDAHGLITRPGNGGAGTGLIAVDHFAVVVEPGQIDATVDFYRQALDFDLTLAERIVTGDQAMYIKVVQSKSRAVTLTLIESDPAAESGHVDDFLKDHGGAGVQHMALSTGNVLASVRQIGDNGIELLSTPDAYYTLLAERVQPDRHSVEELRALNILLDEDHDGQLYQIFAKSVHPRNTIFLEIIERAGASTFGSSNIKSLYEAVETQRHRAGDSESK, encoded by the coding sequence ATGACCGTTGATTACGTCGAGTTTTACGTCGAGGACATCGAAAAGAACATCGAGTGGCTCGTGGACGGTTACGGCTGCGGGGTGCGTGCGACTTCCGGAGACGTGCCGGGACAGGTCCGGTCGGTCGCGGTCGGACAGGGCGATATCGATCTGGTGCTGACCGAACCGGTCGAGCAGGACCACCCGGCCGCCGCGTACGTCGTGCGGCACGGTGACGGGGTCGCCAACATCGGGTTGCGGGTGCCGGACGCGGCGGAGGCGTTCGACGCGGCGGTCCGCGGTGGTGCGCGCCCGGTCGCACCGCCGTCCGAGCGCAACGGCGTGGTGACCGCGTCGATCATCGGGTTCGGCGACGTCACGCACACCTTCGTGCAACGCCCGGCCGGCTCGGCCGCGTACGACGCGCACGGGCTGATCACGAGGCCCGGCAACGGCGGCGCCGGTACCGGTCTGATCGCCGTCGACCACTTCGCGGTCGTCGTCGAGCCGGGACAGATCGACGCCACCGTCGACTTCTACCGGCAAGCCCTCGACTTCGACCTCACGCTCGCCGAGCGGATCGTGACCGGTGACCAGGCCATGTACATCAAGGTGGTGCAGAGCAAGTCGCGGGCGGTCACCCTGACCCTGATCGAGTCCGACCCGGCGGCGGAGTCCGGGCACGTCGACGACTTCCTGAAGGACCACGGCGGGGCCGGCGTGCAGCACATGGCGCTTTCCACCGGGAACGTCCTCGCGTCGGTGCGGCAGATCGGCGACAACGGCATCGAGCTGCTGTCCACCCCGGACGCGTACTACACCCTGCTCGCCGAGCGCGTGCAACCGGACCGCCACAGCGTCGAGGAGCTCCGCGCGCTGAACATCCTGCTCGACGAGGACCACGACGGCCAGCTCTACCAGATCTTTGCGAAGTCGGTGCATCCGAGGAACACGATCTTCCTGGAGATCATCGAGCGGGCGGGCGCGAGCACGTTCGGCAGTTCGAACATCAAGTCCCTGTACGAAGCGGTCGAGACCCAGCGGCACCGCGCCGGGGACTCGGAATCGAAGTGA
- a CDS encoding alpha/beta hydrolase family protein — MPTELPRSDPAFAGGSYAGSDDVRHGLARHAMAFAMSGTGRRFFREEMLCRLVFTSVEKFTLGFMRGCFQPMDPNHEPGVAAIRDARLRVIDSPLGHFTIFDLLHEGVPAIDEALAEVRKSGTRSRGAPGHRGHPARRAVSVSARPSAIGKMRSRVPDVNVNGSVSHQRLWRVLEDK; from the coding sequence GTGCCCACCGAGCTCCCGCGATCGGACCCCGCGTTCGCGGGCGGTTCCTACGCCGGTTCCGACGACGTCCGCCACGGCTTGGCCCGGCACGCGATGGCCTTCGCGATGTCGGGCACGGGCCGTCGGTTCTTCCGCGAAGAAATGTTGTGCCGGCTCGTCTTCACCTCGGTCGAGAAGTTCACGCTCGGTTTCATGCGTGGCTGTTTCCAGCCGATGGACCCTAACCACGAGCCCGGCGTGGCCGCGATCCGCGACGCGCGCCTGCGGGTGATCGACAGTCCGCTGGGGCACTTCACCATTTTCGATTTGCTCCATGAGGGAGTGCCCGCCATCGACGAAGCACTGGCCGAGGTGCGCAAGTCCGGAACGCGTTCGCGGGGTGCTCCGGGACACCGCGGGCACCCGGCGCGCCGGGCTGTTTCCGTTTCCGCTCGGCCGTCGGCAATCGGAAAGATGCGTTCGCGCGTACCGGATGTCAACGTCAATGGGAGTGTTTCACATCAGCGTCTCTGGCGGGTTCTGGAGGACAAGTGA
- a CDS encoding FAD-dependent oxidoreductase → MASAAEELDAVVVGAGFAGLSMLHHLRGQELSVEVFDAGADVGGTRYRNRYPAPGAGRVTKSAR, encoded by the coding sequence ATGGCCAGTGCGGCCGAAGAACTCGATGCTGTCGTCGTGGGTGCCGGCTTCGCCGGGCTCTCCATGCTTCACCACCTCCGCGGGCAGGAGCTGTCCGTCGAGGTCTTCGATGCGGGTGCCGACGTCGGGGGGACGCGGTACCGGAACCGGTACCCGGCGCCCGGTGCCGGCCGCGTCACGAAAAGTGCGCGGTGA